In the genome of Motacilla alba alba isolate MOTALB_02 unplaced genomic scaffold, Motacilla_alba_V1.0_pri HiC_scaffold_35, whole genome shotgun sequence, the window GATCTTGGGTCGTTTCTGACCAGTGATGGTCAGCAAGGTGGTCAGCGAGGTGGCCATGGTCACTCGTGGTCAGTTATGGTCAGTTATGGTCACTTTGGGTGGGTTCTGTCAGGTGTTATGGGGTTTCTGATGGTCAGACAGGAGAATCCTCACCTCGTGTCTCACCTGTGATGGTCACACGGGTGGTCAGCGAGGTGGCCGTGGTCACTCGTGGTCAGTTATGGTCACTTTGGGTGGGTTCTGTCAGGTGTTATGGGGTCTCTGAGGGTCAGACAGGAGAATCCTCACCTCGTTTCTCACCTGTGGTGGTCACACAGGTGGTCAGTGAGGTGGCCGTGGTCACTCGTGGTCACTCATGGTCACTCATGGTCAGTTATGGTCACTTTGGGTGGGTTCTGTCAGGTGTTATGGGGTCTCTGATGGTCAAACAGGAGGAGCCCCATGGTTACATGGACCACTGATGGTCACACAGGTGGTCAGCGAGGTGGCCATGGTCACTCGTGGTCATTCATGGTCATTCTGGTCACTcattttgggtggttttggagCCGTTATGGACTCAGGTGGTCAGTGGTGTGACCGTGGTCACTCGTGGTCACTCTGGTCACTcattttggtggtggttttggaGCTGTTATGGACCCAGGTGGTCATTAGGGTGGCCGTGGTCACTCGTGGTCACTCTGGTCACTcattttgggtggttttggagCTGTCAGGTGGTCACTCTGTGGTCACTGGTCACTCCTGGTGGTCACTCGTGGTCATTCTGGGGGAGGGGTCAGTGCTGGTCACTCCTGAGGTCACtttggggtcagttttggggtcactttggggTCATTTCCGGTCATTTTGGGCTCTTTTTGAGCCATTTCCGGGTCTTCTCTCCCCATTTTTGGAGCCTGCTGGGGTGAACCTctccccaaaactgccccaaaactcccaaactgccccaaatctgccccaaactgccccaaaccagccccaaactgccccaaatccccccaaagttccccaaacccccccaaaccgTCCCCAAagtgccccaaatccccccaaactgccccaaatccccccaaacctACCCCAAAGtgccccaaaccagcccaaaatCCCCCTTAATGgtccccaaactgccccaaatcccctgaaacctgccccaaacccccccaaatccccccgaactggccccaaatccccccaaaccagccccaaagttctccaaatccccccaaatctgCCCTAACCTGCCCCAAATCCGCCCAGACTGCCCCAAACCggccccaaactgccccaaaccagccccaaactgccccaaatccccccaaagtgccccaaatccccccgaACTGGCCCCAAAGTGCCCCAAATGCCCCCGAAgttccccaaacccccccaaaccagccccaaactgccccaaatccccctgaaTCAGCCCCAAAGTACCCCCAATCCCCCCAAAGAACCCCAGATCTCCCTGAACtggccccaaatccccccaaactgccccaaatccccccaaatctgCCCCAACctgccccaaacctgccccaaagtgccccaaatccccccaaactgccccaaagTGCCCCAAATctgccccaaactgccccaaatccccctgaactggccccaaatccccccaaatctgCCCCAAATCTGCCCCAAACTGCCTCAAAGTACTCCCAAACCTGCCCATaactgccccaaatccccctgaactggccccaaatccccccaaagtgccccaaagccccccaaaccagccccaaatccccctaaactgccccaaaaccccccaaaccagccccaaatccccccaaacctgccccaaatccccccaatcCAGCCCCAAagtgccccaaatccccccaaatctgccccaacccaccccaaacctgccccaaagtgccccaaatccccccgaGTTGGCCCCAAAGTgcccccaaacctgccccaaatccccccaaaccagccccaaacctgccccaaaTCTCCCCAAACCAGCCTcaaactgccccaaatccccccaaatctgccccaaatccccccaaatctgccccaaactgccccaaatccccccaaactgccccaaatccccccaaacctgccccaaatccccccaaacccccccaaatccccccgcgcccccccaCATCCCCCCTGTGCCCCCGCAGACATCAACCTGGCGGCCGAGCCGAAGGTGAACCGGGGCAAGGCGGGGGTGAAGCGCTCGGCGGCCGAGATGTACGGGTCAGTACCCGCCCCCCCGTCACCGTCCCCCCTCGTCAGGTGGGGACCCTGGGGGGCTCCGCAACGCACGGGGGGGCCGCGCTGTCGGGGGCCCCGGGGGCCGTGCCGGGGCCTGCAGGGGTTTTTGGGTGGGGCTCAGGGGGGGGGCTCAGAGGGGAAGTTTGGGGGTTCTCTGGAGGTTTGGGACGGGTTTTGGGGGGATGCCggcggggtttggggtgtcccaggggatttttggggtgtcccgggggatttttggggtgtcccgggggatttctgggggtttttgggagggtttggggtgtcccaggggatttttggggtgtcccaggggatttttggggtgtcccaggggaTTTTTAGGGGGATTTTGGAGTGTCccaggggatttttgggaagcCCAGGGGGAtttctgggggattttgggagggtttCGGGTGTaccaggggattttgggatggcttggggtgtcccaggggatttttggggtgtcccaggggatttttggggggtttagGGTGTCCCAGATGGTTTTTGGGGAATCCTAGTGGTTTTGGGGGGAAGGTTGGGGTATCCCAGCGGATTTTTGGGGAACCCCAGGGGAtttctggggggttttgggagGGTTTAGGGTGTCCCAGGgcattttggggtgtcccaggggattttagggggattttgggagggtttgGTGTGTCccaggggatttttggggtgtcccgggggatttggggggattttgggagggctTGGGGTATCCCAgcagattttggggggattttgggagggtttggggtgtcccagcggatttttggggggattttggggtgtcccaggggatttttggggaatcccagggggttttggggggatttggggtgtcccaAGAGGTTTTTGGGGATCCCggggggggaaatttggggattccgggggggtgggggggttttggggattcTGAGGGGGTCCCAGGGGACTTTTGGGAACCCCAGGGGGatttgggaggattttggggtgtctcagggggaatttgggggggttttgggggtgtcCCAGGGGGTCTCTGGGAACcccaggaggatttggggggggttttgggattctcggggtttttgggggtgtCCCAGGGGACTTTTGGGGATCGccaggaggttttgggggggttttggggtgtcccgGGGGGGTTTCAGAATTCtcggggtttttgggggtgtCCCAGGGCATTTTGGGGAGCCCcagggggtttttggggggggtctCGGGGCGTTTTTGGACCTGACttccccccccgcccccgcaGGTCATCGTTTGACCTGGACTACGACTTCCAGCGGGATTACTATGACCGGtaccagtataaaccagtgcCGAGCGGGTTAGGGACCccgccccccccgcccccgcccccccgccccgcgccccgcccccggcGGCGCCGGCGGTCAGCCCCAGTGCGCTCCCCCCCGCCCGCAGGATGTACAGCTACCCCGCCCGCGTGCCGCCCCCGCCCCCCATCGCCCGCGCCGTGGTGCCCTCCAAGCGCCAGCGCGTCTCCGGCAACACCTCCCGGCGCGGCAAGAGCTTCAACAGCAAGTCCGGCCAGCGCGGCTCCTCCTCCAAGTCCGGAAAACGTGAGCGGgggcggggacacggggggagGGGGGCGGGGCGGTGAGTAATCCAATATGGCTGCCCCAGGGAGTCATTCAATATGGCTGCGCCCGTGGCGCAATCAATATGGGTGGTGCAGTCCAATATGGCGGCACCCAATCCAATATGGCTGCTGCCGTAGCTCAATCCGTGCCCCAATCCAACATGGCCACCTCCATGTTCCAAATCCAATATGGCCACCCCCATGTCCCAATCCAACATGGCTGCCCCCATGTGCCAATCTCACATGGCCGACCCCCTTGTGCCAGTCCAACATGGCTGCCCCCATGTCCCAATCCAACATGGCTGCCCCCATGTCCCAATCCAACATGGCTGCCCCCATGTCCCAATCCATCATGGCCGCCCCATGTCCAAAATGGCCGCCCCATGTGTTGCAATCCATCATGGCCGCCCCCATGTCCCAATCCAACATGGCCACCCCCATGTCCCAATCCAACATGGCCGCCCCCGTGTCCCAATTCAACATGGCTGCCCCCATGTCCCAATCCAACATGGCCGCCCCCATGCCCAATATGGCCACCCCATGTCCAATATGGCTGCCCCCGTGTCCCAATCCAACATGGCCACCTCCATGTTCCAATCCAACATGGCCGCCCCCACGTCCATCATGGCGGTCGCGCGTCCCTAAGGGGTTTCCGGGGTTGCAGTGAAGGGCAACGACCTGCAGAGCATCaagaaggagctggggcagaTCAAGGCCCCCAATCCAATATGGCTGCCCCCATGTCCCAATCCATCATGGCCGCCCCCATGTCCAATAAGGGTGCCGCCATGTCCAACATGGCCGCCCCCATGATGGTTTTTGGGGTTGCAGTGAAGGGGGACGACCTGCAGAGCATCaagaaggagctggggcagaTCAAGGCCAAGGTGGACGCGCTGCTGGAGAGCCTCGAGCGGCTGGAGCGCGAGCAGAGTGAGACACGGCGCCCCGAAACCGGGCTGGGCACCCCGAAACGGGCGTGGGGACCCCACTGGGGATGGGGACCCTGAAACGGGGATGGGGACCCCGAACTGGGGTGTGGGGACCTCAAAACTGGGGCGTCGGGACCCCGAAACTGGGATAGGACCCCAAACTGGGGATGGGGACCCCAAACTGGCGGGTGGGGACCTCAAAATTGGGGCAGGACACCAAAACTGGGGGGTGGGGACCCCAAACCGGGGCGTGGGGACCCCCAAACCAGGGCAGAATGCCAAAACTGGGGggtggggaccccaaaaccgGAGATGGGGACCCCAAAACTTGGGAACAGGGACCCCAAacaggggctggggaccccagaCCAGGGCAGGATCCCAAACCGGGGCACAGGGACCCCAAACGGGATGGGGACCCCAAACCGGGGGGTGGGGACCCAAAAACTGGGGAATGGGGACCCTGAAACTGGGGCTGGGGACCCCGAAaccgggggacagggaccccaaAACCGGGGCAGGACCCCAAACCGGGGATGGGGACCCCAAACGGGGATGGGGACCCAATCTGGGGCTGGGGACCCCATAACTGGGGCAGGACCCCATAACCGGGGGATGGGGACCCCGAAACTGGGAtggggaccccaaactgggggGTGGGGACCTCAAAACTGGGGCAGAACGCCAAAACTGGGGGGTGGGGACCCCAAACCAGGGCTGGGGACCCCAAATTAGGGtggggaccccaaactggggtGGGGATAACAAACCAGGGCGTGGGGACCCCTAAAAGTCAGGGGGACAAGAAATCCCAAAGTTCAAGGGACAGGAACCCCAAGATCCCCGAAATTTCCCTGAAAGCCCCATTTTTCCAAAACCAcgtggtttttttccccaatcccCCGCATTTCCTCCCCGTTTTTCCCAATTCCTCgcattttctccccatttttcccaattCTCTGCGTTTTCATCCCAATCCCctgtatttttccccccttttttcccaatCCCGCGTGTTTTCACCCCAATCCCCCGCGTTTCCTCCCTGTTTTCTCTAATCCCCTctattttctccctgtttttcccaaTCCCCCACGTTTTCACCCCAACCCCCCACGTTTTCTCCCCGTTTTCCCCAATCCCCCGCGTTTTCACCCCGTTTCTCGCAATTTCCCGCGTTCTCGCCCCGGTTTTCCCAATCCCCTGTATTTTCTCCCCGTTTCCTCCCgtttttttcccaattcccCGCATTTTTCCCAATCCCCTGCGTTTTCACCCCAATTCCCTGTATTTCCTCCCCGTTGTCCCCAATCCCCCGCGTTTTCTCCCCGTTTTTCCCAATCCCCTGTGTTTTCACCCTAATCCCCTGTATTTTCCCCCCGGTTTTTCCCAATTTCACTTGTTTTCACCCCAATCCCCCACgtttcccccccattttccccccgtTTTTCCCAATTCCCCGCGTTTTCACCCCAATTCCCCTCATTTTCTCCCGGTTTCCTCCCGGTTTTTCCCAATCCCCCACATTTcctccccatttttcccaattCCCCGCGTTCTCGCCCCGTTTCCTCCCCGTTTTCCCCAATCCCCTGTATTTTCCCCCCGTTTCTCCCAATCCCCCGcgttttccccccatttccccccgGTTTTTTCCCAATCCCCCGCGTTTTCACCCCAATCCCCCGcgttttccccccatttccccctggTTTTTCCCAATCCCCCGcgttttccccccatttccccccgtTTTTTCCCAATCCCCCGCGTTTTCACCCCAATCCCCCCcgttttccccccatttcccccgGTTTTTCCCAATCCCCCGCGTTTTCCCCCCATATTTCCCCCGGTTTTTCCCAATTCCCCCCGTTTTCACCCCAATCCCCCCcgttttccccccatttccccccgtTTTTTCCCAATCCCCCGcgttttccccccattttccccccgtTTTTCCCAATCCCCCGCGTTTTCACCCCAATCCCGCGTTCTCCCCCCATTCCAGAGGCCAAGAGCGACAAGGCCGAGGAGGAGCAGGGCGGCTCGGGCTCCAAGAAGGACGAGGCCGGCGGCGCCAAGGCCGAGGGCGGCCACGAGGACTCGGCCGAGGAGGGCGACCTGCTGGACGACGACGAGGCCGAGGAGCGGGGCGACGAGCAGGTGcgaccagtacagaccagtacagaccagtatagaccagtacagaccagtacagaccagtatagaccagtatagaccagtacAGAGCAGTatagaccagtataaaccagtatagaccagtacagagcagggctgcccctgtccctgctggacgACGACGAGGCCGAGGAGCGGGGCGACGAGCAGGTGggaccagtacagaccagtacagaccagtacagaccagtatagaccagtacagaccagtacagaccagtacagagcagggcagcccctgtccctgctggacgACGACGAGGCCGAGGAGCGGGGCGACGAGCAGGTGggaccagtacagaccagtacagaccagttAGAACCGGTATaaaccagtatagaccagtacagaccagtacagaccagtacaaaccagtatagaccagtacagaccagtacagaccagtatagaccagtatagaccagtacagagcagggctgcccctgtccctgctggacgACGACGAGGCCGAGGAGCGGGGCGACGAGCAGGTGggaccagtacagaccagtataaaccagttaGAACCGGTATAGACCAGTATAGAGCAGTAcagaccagtacagaccagtatagaccagtacagaccagtacagaccagtacagaccagtatagaccagtatagaccagtacagaccagtataaaccagtataaaccagtatagagcagtataaaccagtatagaccagtatagaccagtacagaccagtatagaccagtacagaccagtataaaccactATAGACCAGTATGGAACAGGGCCCCCCAGTACAGACCAGCGactcccagtgccctcccagtgctccccagtACAGACCAGTCACCCCCAGTACAGACCAGGGACCAGAGCCTccccccagtgccctcccagtgccccccagtgccccccagtgccatcccagtgccccccagtacagaccagtgccccccagtgccctcccagtacagaccagtgccccccccagtgcccccacccctctcccagtccctcccagtgcaggCGGGGGGGCGTGGCCAAGCGCGGGGGAAGGGAGGGGCATCCCCGCCCCACCCCTCCCCCCGCTGAGGCCCcgccccctttcccctccccccacAGCTGGAGTCGCTGAAGGGGGACGAGAAGGAGGCGGAGGAGGGGGAGGACGACCGGGACAGCGCCAACGGCGAGGACGAGCCCTGAGCCCCGccccccgccggccccgcccccgcccggccccgccccccgccccacTCGTGCTGTCGTGGCCCCTCCCCCGCACCGCCCCCCCGTAGTCGGGTCCCCGCCCCCTTTTTTGTCTCTCCCGTGCCCCgccccctcctcttcccttcacATGGCCCCGCCCCCACCTCCTctggccccgcccctcccccctcccccactCGGTTAATTTTGATACCTCGAGACGACGATTAAAGGACGGACGTTTGTACGCGCGGCTGGCGGGGGAGGGGCGCCGGGGGGAGGGGCGGGACACGCCCAGCACGGGTGGGACACGCCCCggccaagatggcggcgcccGTGTGTCCCAATCCAAGATGGCCGCCCTCGTGCACCAATCCAAGATGGCCGCCCCCATGTGCCCCAGTCCAAGATGGCGGCCCTCCATACACCAGCCCAAGATGGCAGCTCCCAAGATGGCTGCTTAAGATGGCCACCCCCATGTGCCCCAATACAAGATGGCCGCCCTCGTGCACCAATCCAAGATGGCCGCCCCCGTGTGCCCCAATCCAAGATGGCTGCCCAAGATGGCAGCCCCTGTGTGCCCCAATCCAATATGGCCACCCCCATGTGCCCCCATCCAAGATGGCTGCCCACATGTGCCCCAATCCAATATGGCCGCCCAAGATGGCCGCCCATCGTGTGCCCCAATCCAAGATGGCTGCCCAAGATGGCCACCCCTGTTTGCCCCAATCCAAGATGGCGGCCTTCATACACCAATCCAAGATGGCCGCCCCCGTGTGCCCCAATCCAAGATGGCCGCCCTCATGTGCCCGAATCCAAGATGGCTGCCCAAGATGGCTGCCCCCGTGTGCCCCATTTCAAGATGGCTGCCCAAGATGGCCACGCCTGTTTGCCCCAATCCAAGATggcggccccgcccctccccccgCACACACCTCGTGACTCAGTTTCCCAAAATCCTCTTTTATTGCCCCGggtcccggccccgccccccgcgggGTGGGCGTGGTcagcgcggggcggggggcggggccgggccgggcggcgcgcTGGGATTGGTCAGCGCCAGGCGGGGCGGGGCCAGGGCGGAGCCCGGGGGGCGTTTCCCGTTGACCACCAGCGAGAGGGGGGAGGGGACGCGCAGGCCCAGGAAGGAGAACGTCTgcgggggaggggagggacCAGTTagaaccagtatggaccagtataaaccggTATGGGCCGGTCAGAACCGGTgtggaccagtataaaccagttagaaccagtatgaaccagtttaaaccagtataaaccagtataaaccggTATGGACCGGTTAGAACcggtataaaccagtataaaccagttaGAACCAGTATAAAACAGtttaaaccagtataaaccagtataaaccaaTCCagaccagtcc includes:
- the HNRNPC gene encoding heterogeneous nuclear ribonucleoproteins C1/C2 isoform X4; the encoded protein is MASNVTNKTDPRSLNSRVFIGNLNTLVVKKSDVEAIFSKYGKIVGCSVHKGFAFVQYVNERNARAAVAGEDGRMIAGQVLDINLAAEPKVNRGKAGVKRSAAEMYGSSFDLDYDFQRDYYDRMYSYPARVPPPPPIARAVVPSKRQRVSGNTSRRGKSFNSKSGQRGSSSKSGKLKGDDLQSIKKELGQIKAKVDALLESLERLEREQKAKSDKAEEEQGGSGSKKDEAGGAKAEGGHEDSAEEGDLLDDDEAEERGDEQLESLKGDEKEAEEGEDDRDSANGEDEP
- the HNRNPC gene encoding heterogeneous nuclear ribonucleoproteins C1/C2 isoform X3 is translated as MASNVTNKTDPRSLNSRVFIGNLNTLVVKKSDVEAIFSKYGKIVGCSVHKGFAFVQYVNERNARAAVAGEDGRMIAGQVLDINLAAEPKVNRGKAGVKRSAAEMYGSSFDLDYDFQRDYYDRYQYKPVPSGMYSYPARVPPPPPIARAVVPSKRQRVSGNTSRRGKSFNSKSGQRGSSSKSGKLKGDDLQSIKKELGQIKAKVDALLESLERLEREQKAKSDKAEEEQGGSGSKKDEAGGAKAEGGHEDSAEEGDLLDDDEAEERGDEQLESLKGDEKEAEEGEDDRDSANGEDEP
- the HNRNPC gene encoding heterogeneous nuclear ribonucleoproteins C1/C2 isoform X2, producing the protein MASNVTNKTDPRSLNSRVFIGNLNTLVVKKSDVEAIFSKYGKIVGCSVHKGFAFVQYVNERNARAAVAGEDGRMIAGQVLDINLAAEPKVNRGKAGVKRSAAEMYGSVPAPPSPSPLVRSSFDLDYDFQRDYYDRMYSYPARVPPPPPIARAVVPSKRQRVSGNTSRRGKSFNSKSGQRGSSSKSGKLKGDDLQSIKKELGQIKAKVDALLESLERLEREQKAKSDKAEEEQGGSGSKKDEAGGAKAEGGHEDSAEEGDLLDDDEAEERGDEQLESLKGDEKEAEEGEDDRDSANGEDEP
- the HNRNPC gene encoding heterogeneous nuclear ribonucleoproteins C1/C2 isoform X1; the protein is MASNVTNKTDPRSLNSRVFIGNLNTLVVKKSDVEAIFSKYGKIVGCSVHKGFAFVQYVNERNARAAVAGEDGRMIAGQVLDINLAAEPKVNRGKAGVKRSAAEMYGSVPAPPSPSPLVRSSFDLDYDFQRDYYDRYQYKPVPSGMYSYPARVPPPPPIARAVVPSKRQRVSGNTSRRGKSFNSKSGQRGSSSKSGKLKGDDLQSIKKELGQIKAKVDALLESLERLEREQKAKSDKAEEEQGGSGSKKDEAGGAKAEGGHEDSAEEGDLLDDDEAEERGDEQLESLKGDEKEAEEGEDDRDSANGEDEP